The nucleotide sequence GAAAAAACCTGCCCGGCAAGCACCGGCGCCTCTTCAGGGCGACGGCCGACGAATATGCGTGCCAGTCCCTGCGGGCGGTTGGCCTTTACCTCCACGGAACAGGCCAGCGCCCGCGACACCGTTACGTCGATCCGGATCGAGCCTGCGCCCAGGAGGAAGGTCATTCGGCCAATTCCTGCTGCTTGCGGAAATTCCCCCACAGCAGGTCGCGGCGATTGACGCTGGCCGGCGGGGCCGCCGCCGGCTCGAGCGCAGCCGGGTCGAAGAAGGCGCGGACGGCCTCCATCGCGGTCTCCAGCGCTGCTTCCATTGTCTCAAACTCGAAGGCCGGCGAAAACAGCGAGCAGGAATCGACCCGGCCGATCGCATCGAGCTCACCAGCGATGAACTCGACCTCGCCTGCGGGGAGACAGATGCGGACGCTCGTTCCCGAGGCAACCGGAGCCGACTGCACGCCACCGGCAATATCCACCGCCGCCAGGTTCATGAACCACGGCGTCGTGACGATCCCGAGGGCTCTTCCGCCACAGATCCGGAAGCCGGTCGCTGCACTCCCGAGGGCGGGATTGCAGAGCGGCACGTTCTGCATGGCGGTCGCATGAATGTGGCGATAGCGCATCTCCAGCTGCAGGCCGAGCATCTCGGCCGGATCGATTTCCGTACGCTCCGCAACGTCAGCGTCCATCGCCGAGCCTCATGAACTTCGATTGCAGGGCGTCACAGTTGGCACAGCGCCAGTCCTCGGGCAGGGCGGAAACCGGCGTGCCGGGCGGGATCTGCCAGACCGGGTCGCCTTCCGCGGGATCATAGACATGCCAGCAGATGCCGCACTCCATCTTGTCGTCATCGGACACCGTCTCGGACCTGCCGAAATTCTCGAAGCTCGTCATTTGAAATAGGCCTCTTCGATGTCGCGCAGCCGGGCTTCGGAATCCCTGAAATCCTCTTCGGCAGCGATGGCGACGGACGGGATCTCGGCAATCTCCAGCGTATCGAGAATGATCGTGTCCATGGCGTTATAGAACTGCACCGACCAGATGTTGCGGACGCCGGCCGCCACAACCCGGCATGTGCCATAGCCGCGCGATGTGAGCTGCACCGGCCCGGCGCCGAGTGTCGCCTGCAGGAAACCCATGTCGTCCGGGCTCATCGGAAAGAGCGAGAAGGTGATGATATGGGCAGGATCGCCGTTGTTATAGCGGCCGATGCGGTCGCCGATCTCGGTCAGCACCGGCATGACATTCATGGCGCCCGCCGGCGCCGGCCCGTGGGAAATCGATGCCGGCAGCGCCGAACAGGCCTGACGTACGGCTGCGGGAATCGACGCAACCTCGATATAGTCAGCAAGCAGCCGGCCATCCGGGTCAGTGAAACGGATGCGCCAGACGCCGGCCATCACCGCTTCCTGGATCTGCGCCAGGAGGCCGGACGGCAGCGCGGCAATTCCCGCAACTTCACCTTCGCCGAGGGTCTGAGTGATCAGCTCCCTGTCGTCATTGGGAAAATCGGTGATATCGAACAGGCGGCCCGGCTGGTCAGCCTTCTGCACGGCGAGCGCATCGGCGAGTTCCGGCAGCAGCGTCGCCGTCCGGCGACAGCGGCGGATCATCTCCTCGGCGCTGCGGGTCGCGAGATAGTTGAGCTTGCGGGCGCTCTGCAGCGGCTCGGCGCCAATCGGCATGACCGTCATCGCCGCATCGTCGCCCTGGGGGGCGATCCAGAAACCTGCTTTCATCGGACGATCTCTTTGCCGGCATGGGTGATCTCGACCTTCGGCCCGCCGGATGCCACCATGACCGGCGCATCCGGAGATAGCCAGTTGCCGATCTTCTCCACATATTCCGACCAGTCGCGGATATTGCCGATGACGCCGAGCGGCTGGGCTCCCCGCGTGACGACGAGGCTTGGCATGACCACGACATTGAACCTCGGCTTGAGCTTGTCCTCGGCGGCGCGGAGGACGATGGCGCCCCGCAGCCGTCCCTGGAACGCCTGCAGGAGTTCGGGAAGAACGACGGCGACGTCGTCGGCTTCAGGTCGCTGCGCAGGATCGCCGGTGAAAAACAGGATCGAATGTTCCGCTTCGCCGGCGGCCGGCGCCAGGAAGGTATCGATGCTCGCTTCGTCGACGACGGGCAGTTGCATCCGCTCGCTCCAGGCGCGGACCAGGTAAGATGGCATTGTCCCCTCCAGAAATCAGCATGCAGAACATTCTCGAGAGTGAATCTGCAAGCGGTGTGCCAAATCCGGCGAACATTGGATTCCATTGATCTCAAGGAATTTCAAACGAGCCTGGAGGCTCGTTTCGAATTGCTGGAATTCTGGTTTCCAGATGCGGGAACTATTCTCTCACCCTCACGCAGATGCGCGGGCAATTCCGGCTCGCGAGCGATGAGATCGGCAAACAAGGCTTCGAAGGACCGGCCTTCGACAGCTTCCGCCAGGCCCGCAAGGGCATCATTGATGGCTTGCGCCTCATCCCCGTCAAGGACGCGAATGGCCGAGCCCAGATGGGTCAATAGATATGTGCCTGGCGGCTGCGCGCCGACCAACATCATCGACACGGAAGAAATCGTGCCATGACGCTCGCATCGGGCCACGCACTCGTCGCCGGTGACGACCCGCATCGGAATACCTATGCACATGGCGTTGTCTCTCTTCTGTCATTCAAGTTACGAAATCGGGACGTCGTGGACAGCGCCCATACGCCGCGGCCTTGGTAGCGCAATATCAACCGGTCAACAGCGCGGCCCCTGCTAAGGCGGCGGCAGCTCCGACAACCCGCGAGACGATCTGCCCGGCCTTGCCGAATCTAAGCGATGCCGCCCGCGTGCAGGATGATGGTCGCGGCGAGGAAGCTCATGACATAGCCCGTGGCATGCGATATGGCAGGCAACTCCGAACCATGGGCATGACCGTGGAAGAGTGCGCATACCCCCACGATCGCCGCAGCCACCGGCGCCGGAACCTTGACTTCGAAGGCGACGAGCAGGCCGAGCACCGCGACGGTGAGGGCAGTCCCCATTTCCACCATCGGCAGCGGCACGCCGTAGATCCCCGTCACTCCGCCGATCGCCATGACGGTGACGAAGGCCAAGCGCACGATCCAGCGGGCCCTGCCGCCGAGCGTGGCGGCCCAGAAGCCGACCGCGACCATGGCAAGGATATGGGCGAGGCCGCTGAAAGGATGGCCGAGACCGGCAAGCGTGCCATCCGTATGAAGGCGGATATGGGTATTGGCGACGCCCGGCAGCGCCAGGCCCGCGAATGCAGCCAGTATTCTCCGATATTCCATGGGTCCTCCTCAGCTGTTCAAAGCAGCTGGCTCAGCGCGCCGTTCGTAATGGTCAAAATCGATATCGTTGCCGAGGAGCGAGGGCACGGTGCTGCCGCTCCGCGCTCTTACCTCGATGCCCCATCCCGCGAGAAAGGCGACTGCCGTCCGGATCGCTTCGGGGATGACCGCCTTCATCGGTTCCGTCAGCGGCCCGCCCCAAGCCTCGAGATCGACCGGCTGGCAGCCGATCAACGCCAGCTTTTCCGGATAGCGGCCGAGCAGGTCGGCGGCGCTCAGCACTTCCTGGAATCCGGTCTGGTGCAGGCTCATCTTCTTGGCGCCGGTGAATTTCGGCACTTCGTCGTTTTCGACGATCT is from Rhizobium gallicum bv. gallicum R602sp and encodes:
- the hybE gene encoding [NiFe]-hydrogenase assembly chaperone HybE, which produces MDADVAERTEIDPAEMLGLQLEMRYRHIHATAMQNVPLCNPALGSAATGFRICGGRALGIVTTPWFMNLAAVDIAGGVQSAPVASGTSVRICLPAGEVEFIAGELDAIGRVDSCSLFSPAFEFETMEAALETAMEAVRAFFDPAALEPAAAPPASVNRRDLLWGNFRKQQELAE
- a CDS encoding rubredoxin, with amino-acid sequence MTSFENFGRSETVSDDDKMECGICWHVYDPAEGDPVWQIPPGTPVSALPEDWRCANCDALQSKFMRLGDGR
- a CDS encoding hydrogenase expression/formation protein, whose amino-acid sequence is MKAGFWIAPQGDDAAMTVMPIGAEPLQSARKLNYLATRSAEEMIRRCRRTATLLPELADALAVQKADQPGRLFDITDFPNDDRELITQTLGEGEVAGIAALPSGLLAQIQEAVMAGVWRIRFTDPDGRLLADYIEVASIPAAVRQACSALPASISHGPAPAGAMNVMPVLTEIGDRIGRYNNGDPAHIITFSLFPMSPDDMGFLQATLGAGPVQLTSRGYGTCRVVAAGVRNIWSVQFYNAMDTIILDTLEIAEIPSVAIAAEEDFRDSEARLRDIEEAYFK
- a CDS encoding thioredoxin domain-containing protein produces the protein MPSYLVRAWSERMQLPVVDEASIDTFLAPAAGEAEHSILFFTGDPAQRPEADDVAVVLPELLQAFQGRLRGAIVLRAAEDKLKPRFNVVVMPSLVVTRGAQPLGVIGNIRDWSEYVEKIGNWLSPDAPVMVASGGPKVEITHAGKEIVR
- a CDS encoding HypC/HybG/HupF family hydrogenase formation chaperone, producing MCIGIPMRVVTGDECVARCERHGTISSVSMMLVGAQPPGTYLLTHLGSAIRVLDGDEAQAINDALAGLAEAVEGRSFEALFADLIAREPELPAHLREGERIVPASGNQNSSNSKRASRLV
- a CDS encoding HupE/UreJ family protein; translation: MEYRRILAAFAGLALPGVANTHIRLHTDGTLAGLGHPFSGLAHILAMVAVGFWAATLGGRARWIVRLAFVTVMAIGGVTGIYGVPLPMVEMGTALTVAVLGLLVAFEVKVPAPVAAAIVGVCALFHGHAHGSELPAISHATGYVMSFLAATIILHAGGIA
- a CDS encoding HyaD/HybD family hydrogenase maturation endopeptidase, coding for MRKQLSSTQPRVLVLGIGNILWADEGFGVRAVEAFHQAYSVPDNVTILDGGTQGLYLVQFVAETDYLIVFDAIDYGLTPGTLKIVENDEVPKFTGAKKMSLHQTGFQEVLSAADLLGRYPEKLALIGCQPVDLEAWGGPLTEPMKAVIPEAIRTAVAFLAGWGIEVRARSGSTVPSLLGNDIDFDHYERRAEPAALNS